From the Desulfurobacteriaceae bacterium genome, one window contains:
- a CDS encoding class I SAM-dependent DNA methyltransferase — protein MVAKLKELENHLWNSATALWGAIDPAKYKDIVLGIVFLKYLSDAFEKRRNELLEETKNPNSELYCETEEEREEILNDKDEYRSVGVYYIPEKARWSYLIEKATQPEIPKLLDEAMIAIEKENPTLKGVLPKEYVRSQIPPEKLGQLLNIFNNINYEDHIENKDESIGDVFGTIYSYFMRQFSQKLGQKGGEFFTPQCVVKLMVELIEPLEGRVYDPACGSGGMFVQSAKFVKEHRGKPLSIYGQELNPATVRICKMNLAIHGLPIDNIKQGDTLSNDLHKTLKADYIITNPPFNYNNYNSSELEGDVRFKYGMVPRDPNKPKSGNANFLWIQHFIYHLADKGICATIMANGSLSAGGKEGEIRKAIIEDDLVDCIIALPNKLFYTTQIPACIWILAKDKADPRFRNRKGEVLFIDARELYKAVSRNLNELTDEHIQKIASTYRSYRGEKGYPEYKDIKGFCKVATIDEIRENDYILTPGRYVGVKDIEEDSEPFEEKMERLTKQLAEQFRKSRELEEKIKQNLAKLGFKVE, from the coding sequence ATGGTAGCAAAGTTAAAAGAATTGGAAAATCACCTTTGGAATAGTGCGACAGCTTTATGGGGTGCTATTGATCCTGCGAAATACAAGGACATTGTTTTAGGAATTGTTTTTCTGAAATATCTATCAGATGCTTTTGAAAAAAGAAGAAACGAGCTCTTAGAAGAAACTAAGAATCCAAATAGTGAGCTCTACTGTGAAACAGAAGAGGAAAGGGAAGAAATTTTAAACGACAAAGACGAATACAGGTCTGTAGGTGTTTACTACATACCCGAAAAAGCAAGATGGAGTTATCTAATAGAAAAAGCTACTCAACCTGAAATACCTAAGCTTTTAGACGAAGCTATGATTGCTATAGAGAAAGAGAATCCAACTTTAAAGGGTGTCCTTCCTAAAGAATACGTAAGGTCTCAAATTCCACCTGAGAAACTTGGACAGCTTTTAAATATCTTCAACAACATTAACTATGAGGATCACATAGAAAACAAGGACGAAAGCATAGGAGACGTTTTCGGAACAATCTACAGCTACTTTATGCGTCAGTTTTCCCAAAAACTTGGACAGAAAGGAGGAGAATTCTTTACTCCTCAGTGCGTTGTTAAGCTAATGGTAGAGCTAATAGAACCTTTAGAAGGGAGAGTTTACGACCCAGCGTGTGGAAGTGGTGGAATGTTCGTTCAAAGTGCAAAATTTGTAAAAGAGCACAGAGGAAAACCTCTCAGTATTTACGGACAGGAACTTAACCCAGCTACGGTTAGAATATGCAAAATGAACCTTGCTATTCACGGTTTACCGATAGACAACATAAAACAAGGAGACACATTATCTAACGACTTACATAAAACTTTAAAAGCAGATTACATAATTACAAATCCACCTTTTAACTACAACAACTACAACTCTTCAGAGTTAGAAGGAGATGTAAGATTTAAGTATGGAATGGTTCCGAGAGACCCTAACAAACCAAAGAGTGGAAATGCTAACTTTTTATGGATTCAACACTTTATCTATCATTTAGCTGATAAAGGTATATGTGCAACTATCATGGCTAACGGTTCGCTTTCTGCTGGTGGAAAAGAAGGAGAGATAAGAAAAGCTATCATAGAAGATGACCTTGTTGACTGTATAATAGCGCTTCCAAATAAACTTTTTTACACAACACAGATTCCTGCTTGTATTTGGATATTAGCTAAAGATAAAGCAGACCCAAGATTCAGAAATCGCAAAGGAGAAGTTTTATTCATAGATGCAAGAGAACTTTATAAAGCTGTCTCAAGAAACTTAAATGAACTTACAGATGAACACATTCAAAAGATAGCTTCCACATACAGAAGCTATAGGGGAGAAAAAGGTTATCCAGAGTATAAAGACATAAAAGGTTTCTGCAAAGTAGCTACTATTGATGAAATAAGGGAAAATGACTACATCTTAACACCGGGACGCTATGTAGGAGTTAAAGATATAGAAGAAGACAGTGAACCGTTTGAAGAAAAAATGGAAAGATTGACAAAGCAGTTAGCAGAGCAGTTTAGAAAGTCAAGAGAACTTGAGGAGAAGATTAAACAAAACTTAGCAAAGTTGGGGTTTAAAGTTGAATGA
- a CDS encoding deaminase gives MEDLKKFIEMSETILEDDDNKSKVDAFVKAIEDYKTLYNRSVVEEILKKGIISSSKCLKREEEDNFFFYRNRTLQELGRFLRRLGNKVIDFEIGPVFWLAELVRRCIKILSEYRDGKFVKGRFVIDALRNPFEIEYFRNRYSNFYLFSILASKNVRRRRLKEKILLSDEEIKQLQGIENKVPSSKEELYEQNINFCVGKGDVFINNDDVSITLLTYQLGKYIALILNPGLVTPTKDEIFMQVAFTARYASGCISRQVGAVVTGKDGYVRGVGWNDVPEKQIPCLYRTLEELEDTSEVAGNLVFSDYELSSDFKNFALNEFEYNRKKWNKNFPFCFKDIQNQKEVNEKIKEAKKRIETMSLGVKGVEELKKIIDDFKNFKNPTRERALHAEENAFLQAAKVGGMSVAGGTLYSTDSPCQLCAKKSRQLFIERIVYIDDYPDISKDHTLCSGKEKTRPKIEMFSGAIGQAYFKLYAPFIPRRDELKLIL, from the coding sequence TTGGAAGATCTTAAAAAATTTATAGAAATGTCAGAAACTATTTTAGAGGATGATGACAACAAGTCAAAGGTTGACGCTTTTGTGAAGGCTATAGAAGATTATAAAACATTATATAATAGATCTGTTGTGGAAGAAATTTTAAAGAAAGGAATTATTTCCTCGAGTAAATGCTTAAAAAGAGAAGAGGAAGATAACTTTTTCTTTTACAGAAATAGAACTCTACAAGAATTAGGAAGATTCTTAAGAAGGTTAGGAAATAAAGTCATAGATTTTGAAATAGGACCTGTCTTTTGGTTAGCAGAATTAGTAAGACGTTGTATAAAGATTCTTTCAGAGTATAGAGATGGAAAATTTGTAAAAGGAAGATTTGTAATAGATGCTCTAAGAAATCCCTTTGAAATTGAGTACTTTCGGAATAGATACAGCAATTTTTATCTTTTCTCTATTCTAGCTAGTAAAAATGTAAGGAGAAGAAGACTAAAAGAAAAAATATTACTGAGTGACGAAGAGATAAAACAACTTCAAGGTATAGAAAATAAAGTACCAAGTTCTAAAGAGGAACTTTATGAACAAAATATCAATTTTTGTGTAGGAAAAGGAGATGTTTTTATTAATAATGATGATGTATCAATTACTTTATTAACTTATCAGCTTGGTAAGTACATTGCTTTAATTTTAAATCCTGGATTAGTTACTCCAACAAAAGACGAAATATTTATGCAGGTAGCTTTTACTGCTCGTTATGCTTCTGGATGTATTTCTAGGCAGGTAGGAGCTGTAGTAACAGGAAAAGATGGATATGTTAGAGGAGTTGGATGGAATGATGTTCCAGAGAAGCAAATTCCTTGTCTGTATAGAACCTTAGAAGAATTGGAAGATACAAGTGAAGTAGCTGGAAATCTTGTGTTTAGCGATTATGAGTTATCCTCAGATTTTAAGAATTTTGCATTAAATGAGTTCGAATACAACAGAAAGAAGTGGAATAAAAACTTTCCTTTCTGTTTCAAGGATATTCAAAATCAGAAGGAAGTAAATGAAAAGATTAAGGAAGCAAAAAAGAGAATAGAAACTATGAGCTTAGGAGTGAAGGGAGTAGAGGAATTAAAGAAAATTATAGATGACTTTAAAAACTTCAAAAATCCTACACGAGAAAGAGCTCTCCACGCTGAAGAAAACGCTTTCCTTCAAGCAGCAAAAGTAGGTGGTATGTCTGTTGCAGGTGGAACTTTATACTCTACGGACTCTCCGTGTCAGCTTTGTGCTAAAAAGTCAAGACAACTTTTTATAGAAAGAATTGTTTATATAGATGATTATCCTGATATCTCTAAAGATCATACGCTTTGTTCTGGGAAGGAGAAAACAAGACCTAAGATTGAAATGTTTAGTGGAGCGATTGGTCAAGCTTATTTCAAGCTGTATGCTCCTTTTATACCGAGAAGGGATGAGTTAAAACTAATCTTATAA